The Aricia agestis chromosome 8, ilAriAges1.1, whole genome shotgun sequence genomic sequence tagaaatgcagtaggagttctataagataagatagattgattattattatagcaagtgataacattattaaacataatattctaacgtattaaaaactataaacaaaaacataacaactaataagtatgattagttctatgttacaacgaagtaaaaaaataaagcgccatctgttgaatcgtattagaactaaaatgttcattgcatcgcgtcgatatatttctggattttttataatattacacataaaatatatttaagatttttgaaatattattttaatacacatccaagacccaggaacattaaaaactttttgttccgcctgcgggactcgaacccaggacccccgggatgagcgctggtcacgcgcaatgcgaagtaattttcatcgatattttcatggaaataagatattttcgcacatcaaaatgtagcctatgtcctttctcagactctagaataactgtgtacaaaatttcattgcaatctattcagtagttttggcgtgaaagcgagacagacaggcagacagacagacagacagacagagatactttcgcagtatatttcgcagtatttataagtcgcgggcaacagctagttatgaataaaaacaataatatataataaagtaggtatgattagttctgttataataatgaagtaaaaaaataaagcgccatctgttttcatatattagaattaaaatgttgattgctgattgcattgatatattttctggatggaatataggccaacacaacacactcgaactccttagaaatgcagtaggagttctataagataagatagattgattattattatagcaagtgataatattattaaacataatattctaacgtattaaaaactataaacaaaaacataataactaataagtatgattagttctatgtaacaaaagtaaaaaaagcgccatctgttgaatcgtattagaactaaaatgttcattgcatcgcgtcgatatatttctggattttttataatattatacataaaatatatttaagatttttgaaatattattttaatacacatccaagacccaggaacattgaaaactttttgttccgcctgcgggactcgaacccaggacccccgggatgagcgctggccacgcgcaatgcgaagtaattttcatcgatattttcatggaaataagatattttcccacatcaaaatgtagcctatgtcctttctcagactctagaataactgtgtacaaaatttcattgcaatcggttcagtagttttggcgtgaaagcgagacagacagacagacagacagacagacagacagacagacagacagagatactttcgcatttataatattagtatagattattttatttttagaagtgCACAGTTTACCACAAACCCAAATTTCCTTTTTTCGAAATTTTCAATCACATTACTAATACTGTATGTAGCTTTATGTTTatgacacataatataatatgctcaTCATTATAAAATGTGTTGTgaatatacagcatgactggtgaaacatgttcaatactcaaggatgtgatatttggctattatattagttggaaaaaaataacaaaaaaattatatcaattgATTACTGAtggcttaaagttaaataattatttactcaacgcatggacaccgcgcgcgggagtAGGGCGCGGCGCGCACGccgccgcatagtaatttactaagtgtccatgtacctaattataaaatatattacataattataatgagaatcgagtaccgagtactctacttaagtattgatcatgtctcaccagtcatgctgtatttaaaacataatattatgaatgacaTGACGTAGAGttggcgccaaaattcgtttatcgctcggaaaccgtacattctccgggataaaaagtatcctatgtcctttcccaggacttttAAGTATCTTCTTcccaaatttaaacaaaattgcTGTAGTGCGTGGTTTgtgtgtgaagaggtaaccaaCAGGccgacacgctttcgcatttataatattagtaagtatggatttctTTTACACACCTTCACCTTGCTGTTAGTTATATCAGCAGCATTAAGTGTTGCCCTGACCAAAGGGCCGCGGCCAGCCCCTAGCACCATCACTGTGACAGTACCATCTTCTGGGTCTTGCTTTGGTGTCACAGACTTGTCCACATTAGTGTTGATTATGGAGGAATCTTCAGATGaattctaaagaaaaaaaatcctcataaaaaaaagatctagttgcaaatttatttttttacaaaacatatGACATCAATATTAGTAGTTTACTAATGTTAATTACTAATATACAATACTATATGCTaattactaatactaatatacttttttttaaatgaaataagggggcaaacaagcaaacaggtcacctgatggaaagcaacttccgtcgcccatggacactcgcagcatcagaagagctgcgggtgcgttgccggcctttgaggagagggaatagggtaataggggagggtagggatgggaagggaagggaataggggagggtagggaagagaattgggcctccagtaaactcactcactcggcgaaacacagcgcaagcgctgtttcacactggttttctgtgagaatgtggtatttctctggtcgagtcggcccattcgtgccgaagcatggctctcccacgtataaaacttatAGTAAACaaattattcattaataaatattaaaaatactacaaaataaaatacaataatcatACTAGGTTCTGTTTTCCTTTTCAGATATTATAAACTACAAATATATAAACTACTAACCTCTGTATTATCAGATTTTCTTTTACTATGAAAATCTATCAGTGCTTTAGCTATTGCTTTCTTTTGTAAATCTACCAATGCCTTAGCAATAGCTTTTTGATACTGGTCATATTTTACTGGATCTTTCTCAAATACATTATATGTGTATGTATCTAAGTTGTCAGCTAGTGGTTGCAGTGGGGTTTGAAGATAGTCTTCCCAACTGTAAACATACAACTGtttattaatacaataataatatatttatcttcaatttaaaaattatgtaaaatattcatTGACAACTTTATTGGCTAATTAGTGCTTTAGATACTAAAAACTGCAAGTCAAAACCATGCCCTTACAGTTCTcctactatttttaaaaataaacaatttcaatttatttttagtgCTTAGACTACCACCCATCCACCATCAGGTAGACAATAAACTCTTCAACTAATATCAGATTTTATTGTCtacctgtatttttttttgtttttagggaACCCAAAAAaagtttaacaaaattaaatacatcTTACCCTCTGGCATAACTGAGCATTGGATCATCCACAGCGTTTGGTCGTCTTTTATGCAGTCGGTACAAATACTGGAGGTAGTGCTCTACATTAGACCTTCTGGCACCACTGACGATTACCTGGGCATCATGTTCCACCATACTGATTACCAGCTGCTGGTGTGCCCTTGACAGCACTggatatctaaaaaaaataagtaagccATGATATGCATTGTTATTGTCAACTTGGAAATTAtgtatcataatttttttataaaaagttttatacaaacaaAATCAAAGACAAGTTCAATATTAATAACTTACCCCTTTTTATTATTGTGAAATATAGAAGTTGGAACAATTATGGCTTTCACAGGTTCTCCCAGCCATCTTTTGATAATTTCCTGAGATGGCAGGTCTGCCGACAATTTAAGGACCACCCCAACTCTCTTCTCCCACCCGACACGCTCATGGAATTTAGACCACCAGAGCCAAGTCTCATTCCACGGTTCTTCATTTTCCTCATCATTTTCTGGTCCACTGTTTATCAAAGTTCTGTTGCAGAACATTGGGACACATGCCCATATTATTGTAGGATGGTAACTGAAAATTGAATTTGAAActtgttatatattttttttatggacAGCCAACagaaaattatttatgtaagtaaattATGTCTCTTTTCAGTTCACTGTACCTAGTCTCAAAATAATCACACATTATTCTAGCTAAATTATTAGTGTTTTTGGAATGTAAATTCAACATAACAGCAGGCAGGCCAAGGCCGCGGCAGTACGATAGCTCCTCGTTCATACAATCTTCATGGCGTTGACGAACCGCTGGCGACGGTGCATCCACATCCAAATAAGGCGACAGTTTCCCCACGATCCTGGTCGTCCAGTCTTGAGGTGATATGACCATGTCAGATCTTGTAAATCCCCCGACGACACTTCCATTAGGAAGCACCGACCGGCGAAAACGTGGGTGAACTATAGGCGCTACGATGAACGAATAATTGAAGTGTAATGCTTCTGTTAAGCATTGTTGTATATCTGGAGATGTCACATAATCCAGTCCACACGATATTTCTTGTTGcgacatttttatttcatataaactaggtattaaataaatttttaaacaatttgacgctgaaccgcacaaaagcgaaatttcttcttcttcttttttttttttctccatataatggcacttcggctataaccatggccagtgtcgagtataatattatggcgggaaaacaatattctttaatacaattttttatatatcgtcaggtcagtcaggtccaaagtctagtcaaagtctaagtataaagtcaatacagtcaagaagtcaagtcggtcgattcagtaaagtggtaggatgctttactgaaacttttgatggagttttggagggaataCAAAAGAGCATGTTTCTGGTcactacatcactttcccacacttgtgcacgataacgaatatttaatggttaatatcctaccaatattacacattaaaaacccagataacacaattttaggaaaataatataaagacactacatcactctttcacattctcccaaaaactctctctcttcttcttttggcgtaagcgtccccattaaattaataaataaataatatgacaaTTGACGTGACAGTGACATTTATTTTTCTCATAATGAGTCTATggtattttttttgtctatggatgttttattttttggatCTTTTTTCAAGgatccacaaattacgtgaggtatttttttgaatttttggatcccccctccccccttggtgagatttcgtgagacttttttcaaccataaatacattcttaaatcttaagcatacgtacaatctggatgaaatagaccaaaatagtattattttgttgagaaaaaaattacgtgagatttgccgagacccaAATTTTGATTGTAACTCATGTattgtctgtcaagaaagtgaagaaattaagaaATGGCgatatcgtagtgtcatccctttcaaataaaaaaaaaacaattgtcaATGGTCAAATATCTATTGtcatttgttttgtttaaaatttgaccgatatatcgatatttttttcgcgatatatcgagaccgatattgatattatttcaaatatcgatgtatcgatatatcgatattttctttcaatttcgacatccctataatacgacactttggcAGTTTATCTCGGAGatccggaacataaaatggcggaccggccacggCCGCGgcattttgatttggtagagaccattatgccgcgtccacttataaaagtcaatgtttGTTTCATTGAGGTaaagcctgtcaagaaagtgaagaaagtaaaaagtggcaacatctcagaacaacttctaaaatctgtgggcaacatcgtagtgtcgtccctttcaaatcaatctaaggaaaaaggaatgacactacgatgttgccactttttaatttcttcactttcttgacagactatatactataatactttatctatggtttgTTTCATCTTTATCTATGGTTtgtgggcaacgctccctttgggggataataaattatcatatatcaccattgaggtactatagactggataGAGCCTTATATCAGTGtgtaataccgtagaatagatataacaatcgaagaaaatcgaaacttaaatgtaagatgataccacgtcttatagattatagaaagacttttgagcaagagTCAGCACGATGTAGAAGacacacggcgccatctattatgaattgttggaactaacttagtttgaacaaatttacgcattttcacccccttacaacccttttttccagtaaaaaagtagcctatgtcctttctcaggctttagactatctgtatacaaaatttcattacaatcggttcggaagttttggcgtttggcgtgaaagcgagactgacagacagacagacagacagagatacttttggcgtttggcgtgaaagcgagactgacagacagacagacagacaaagatacgttcgcatttataatatttttgggtattttgattaattaagggccgcgctacaccgtaatggcagcggcgaggcgagcactttcagcgctgccattccggtgtagcgcggccctaagaggggtaccagttaccagggttttaaaaagtttttaaatttgacacaaattttgttgacaccgcgcgctataaactaaagtccacacagacgaagtcgcgagcaacagctagtattattataaatgcgaaagtgtgtccgtctgtctgttacctcttcacgcttaaaccgaaccgattttttgtgaaatttggcatgtagatactttgagtcccgggaaaggataggatattatcccggaaaaatgtacggttcccacgcaataaacgaatttttgcgcaacgagtctagctaaagcggtaATATATTGGCGGTATAGGCGGCGGTTTCCGATagtataggtaaaaaataaaagccaGGATTTATTTGGCTAGCACCGACTCAAAAGAAATCCAGAGCTTCATTAATATTACTTTTCTTACTTTATACTTTTCATGCCATTTGGTGCATCTCCAAATTCCAATAATTCAAATTCATGTTTACCCTAAAGATTAAGATTGTTGTTTTTACTTTCCCGTAGAAGGAATAGCAGGAATAGCAACTACCTACTCATTATTGCACCCTGTCACCTTTCACACGACAATAATTCAccgtttttcataaaaatataataaactttattacgAAAAAGGACTTTTAAGTGTTGCAAATCGAAACacgaaaaacaaacaaacaaccaaaGCAAATCGCCATCTTATATTTAGTATTACCAGTACCAAAATATCTTATTACCACAGATACTGTTGCTCAGTTTTGAAGTATACTTTCGAGTACAATCacctaatatattaattattaaaactgtacAACGTGTGTACAACTTCGTTTAAACACGTTTCCAAGTTTACGAAACGTTCGTATTggcaaattattaaaaagaaaagtatttcattttctaacatttttatcaaaagAAATGATTATGTGAGCTGGCAAGAAGTCAGACAAGGACACACTACAAGCGGGAACGCTCTCGCTCGGACCGTTTTTTGCATGCTACCGCTTAGAGGGAAATACCTACCGTATTGTTAAAGAAATAGAACTCATTTTAGGAAAACATCGTTTTTGGGTGCGCTGTCTAGTTATAAGTATCATGTCTCtgtaaaatggtcacatttagcaattcctctcaatcaattcagcaaatgaattgtcaaaactgtcaaactgacaaatgtcaaatcagtacaaaaatacagaaatgaattattgcaagcagagttgcattttgcgattttagaaaaatgaatcatgttatgattcatattggattcatatcatgattcttcaaagcgaccattttagccccgcagttgtCATCAAAGTCAAACTTCAAAGATagttgtcaaatgtcaattcaattGTCATTTATGATTTAATGTCAAAATCACACATGAATTTATGTTAACAAAATACCGTACATAacctaaaaatttattatttccaTTCATTAATATCGTTTCTTTTATAGTAAACGGATAAAATGGGAGTACCAAAGAAACCTGTGAAAATAAAACACGTAAAAAAcgaaattattaaagaaatgaaCTTTTTAAAGAACATCTTCTCTGTGGCTTTTATACCCCTGCACAAAAAAGGTAATAAACTAACTATAATTTTGTAAACTAGAAGACAAAGTGTAGgtacatattaataaaatagaacTCGCAATTGTCATTGAAAGTAGTCATCTTATTTTAATATGTATGATGTTCTTATTTTCAGATGATTCTGAACTAATGGATTTTGAAATGGAAAAGTCAGCGACCAATAAAGAACCTGAGAAGTACACGAGAGCAAATACAATAGCCGAACTAGAAGCAAAGTTGCAAAAAGTGAAATCACAACACAAGTTTCAAATAAAGGGAAAACTAGCTAAGAAAAGTTTAAATAGTAAACTCAGCAAGAAGTTAAAGAAAACTGAAAGAAACAAAATGAACAAGAAGCCCAAACCTATTGTGGATTCTGAAACGGACTTAAAAGAAACAAAGGAAGAAAAACCTAAAGTAAATCAACAACCAAAGCCAGTTTTTAACACAGATGGCAAATTAGTGTTCTCAAAATTCGATTTCGCTAAACTTGGAGGAAAAGGTGAATATTTGGTATTTTGTTACAGcattaaataaaatcggccaagtgcgagttggactcgcccatgaaggggaACCCTTCATGTGCGAGTCAAGGCAGCAGCaattaggtttatttttatgaaaaggtttttgatttatttttatgtttcagttgatttaatgaaagttaaattaaggttgtAATAtcggctgtgacatacggacagacagacagacagatatgccaaatctataagggttcagttttttgccatttggtaACAGAACCTTCAAAATAGGTCCTTTCtgtaatttttgtttacttatttGCAGACACTAACTTGTTTACACTTCTTAATTTACAGAAAAGACACCAAAATCTCAAAAAGACCCGAGAAAACTACTAGATCAGTTGAAGAATCAAGAGCAAAAAATACAACAATTATCTGAAACTGATGGAGAAAAAGCTAAAGAAATAAAAGAGAAACTTGCTTGGAAAACTATTCTTCAGAAAGCTGAAGGAGAGAAAGTTAAAGATGATCCAACTCTTCTCAAAAAATCAATAAAGAAAATGGTATGTATGTCATTGATtcctatttacaaaaaaaaaatactatcatttttaggtttcctttCACTTTAAAGAGTCCAAACCTCCAAATTGGTACAGCAGATTTACCATAAAGAAATCAGGACAAACAGACAGCTGATAtagtttcattttattaaaaatagtgGTATAGAGCTTTTATTCCTTTGTTGTACAGAATATAAGTtctaacaaaatattgtttttgttttccaGGAGCAAAAGAAGAAAGTTAGTAAAAAGAAATGGGAAAATAGAATTGAGGGTGTGGAGAAGAAGaaacaagacagacagacaaagagaaAAGACAATATTTccaagaagaagaaagaaaagaaaGCGAAGGTTGTCAAAGCTGCACAAAAGAGGGGCAGAGTTGTtatatgacataataatatttaataattttaatctctTGTTTTATTAAGGGCTTTCAAAATAtggttgttattttttaaaacttgaaatattatgcttaaaacttgaaatattatgagtGCCTTGAAAGTTTAATCAACTTCTTTCAACAAGGTAATGATAACATGTTAGCGTTAATTCTGaaaggcctatgtccagcagtggacgaatataggctgatattTTGAACAATTGAACATAttgttagtacttagtagtaaCAATTACAGGTTATTATTCCATTTTTCAAAGTTTTACTATCTCTCATAACCAGATTTATgattataaactttttaaattgtttgtaaACTGAGTTATGACGTAAAGGGACAAAAgggattttgaaataaataaatttataaacgGAAAATAATTTCCTTTAATCGACACAatttaattgtatattttgtattacaatACCTAGAACATGCTAGTGTGCCTAtgtagttaataaataaatataaaaattattgagGTGGGTGGTTATGTACTTTCAATTGATAAACACAATAAAACGTACAACAAACACTATTGTTGGAGACGCAAAAGTGGAAATGTTTTTATCAATGATTATGTGAGAGTTATGTTATAGTGACAttacaattattgtttcatACGTTTTtagtagtgtccgaccgaaggtctatttttggccgaagccgaagccgattaatcggcaatcgccacaaccttcggccgtagccgaaggtttataatcttaatctcgactctcagtaattaattttgtttaaaattgtctataagctacaatgaatattaaaattaggtatttcaaaacttcaatattgaaggtttacctctatattgactgtttcatatagaagttgatttagagatagtaataaaagcttgtgattttgtgatttatttattaattatttgtagtctGGTTAAGGAATGACTCAAAGGAGGGTAttgagtgcgtgagcgggaacctaagcgatttctactggaacttattcagggtgcttagaGACAAAACACACTAAAAGTTCTGACGTCTAgaaggtgagccggagggaagGGAGGGTGACAAACGTctcaatttttagt encodes the following:
- the LOC121729658 gene encoding protein arginine N-methyltransferase 5, coding for MSQQEISCGLDYVTSPDIQQCLTEALHFNYSFIVAPIVHPRFRRSVLPNGSVVGGFTRSDMVISPQDWTTRIVGKLSPYLDVDAPSPAVRQRHEDCMNEELSYCRGLGLPAVMLNLHSKNTNNLARIMCDYFETSYHPTIIWACVPMFCNRTLINSGPENDEENEEPWNETWLWWSKFHERVGWEKRVGVVLKLSADLPSQEIIKRWLGEPVKAIIVPTSIFHNNKKGYPVLSRAHQQLVISMVEHDAQVIVSGARRSNVEHYLQYLYRLHKRRPNAVDDPMLSYARGWEDYLQTPLQPLADNLDTYTYNVFEKDPVKYDQYQKAIAKALVDLQKKAIAKALIDFHSKRKSDNTENSSEDSSIINTNVDKSVTPKQDPEDGTVTVMVLGAGRGPLVRATLNAADITNSKVKVIAVEKNPCAVVVLAAQVREVWKDRDVTVVPGDMRYLNLSPKADIIVSELLGSWGDNELSPECLDGAASLLKSTGISIPCQYKSYVAPISTPRLWSAAKAATNNPSQADKNLETLWVVYMQNKHDIAETKEVFTFDHPAKPVIDHEGNEMTNHRAMALTDNRRSATVKWEVTQDNVMHGFGGYFDCQLYGDETISIVPSTHSPGMISWFPVFIPIKTPIRVKKGDFIEATFWRCVNARRVWYEWIVEVDNRITPLHNPNGRSSEMLL
- the LOC121729644 gene encoding surfeit locus protein 6 homolog; translation: MGVPKKPVKIKHVKNEIIKEMNFLKNIFSVAFIPLHKKDDSELMDFEMEKSATNKEPEKYTRANTIAELEAKLQKVKSQHKFQIKGKLAKKSLNSKLSKKLKKTERNKMNKKPKPIVDSETDLKETKEEKPKVNQQPKPVFNTDGKLVFSKFDFAKLGGKEKTPKSQKDPRKLLDQLKNQEQKIQQLSETDGEKAKEIKEKLAWKTILQKAEGEKVKDDPTLLKKSIKKMEQKKKVSKKKWENRIEGVEKKKQDRQTKRKDNISKKKKEKKAKVVKAAQKRGRVVI